One Dermacentor andersoni chromosome 6, qqDerAnde1_hic_scaffold, whole genome shotgun sequence genomic window carries:
- the LOC129380130 gene encoding uncharacterized protein — protein MKLFTLKTTSGSKAFCSELCFTQCRRASFKKNKVCDWCKHVRHTVNYVDFQDGEQQLQFCSDKCLNQYKMNIFCRETQAHLQMHPHLQDAAAACKVASGLITPDLWLRDCKSSQPSGAINGNDDSSEREDDHKSPPPPPPVLPVLPPPPPSSSAPPPSRQSQPSPDSGASGDPVNLSQKPTHTKPSSSKRRRSLRSSRSSHASSSQDACGVGSSSSGHNHQAHTARSPTRATSTTPLSSPGASGSSTHHLNGHHPPPPHCPGSPPPLAPVMPPLTLPCRPGAALPDPGGRPFLPPPHPAFHMFPPVPPPPHLRMHSNSAAAAAAAAAAAAAAAAAPSAALPPMRAFLPPPPHSAAGHPAPTPPTGVVPPMGLHRPPPLALPPAPNPLLPPPTVMVPYPIFLPIPIPIPIPIPLPLKSSSTSVAALQPPPASSSSSTPAPPPPPLPARDHHHHRHHHHAGGKKGSSSEHRLRRHEKRRLRRLTPEHEDMRDSVDTEDEGSPGSRSSQSCRATPRHGTGTLQLRIVRSPPVTEQDSKRLLDEEEEGRDAKRKCPRD, from the coding sequence ATGAAGCTGTTCACGCTCAAGACGACGAGTGGTAGCAAAGCATTCTGCTCCGAGCTGTGCTTCACACAGTGTCGGCGCGCCTCCTTCAAGAAGAACAAGGTGTGCGACTGGTGCAAGCACGTTCGCCACACGGTCAACTACGTTGACTTCCAGGACGGCGAGCAGCAGCTGCAGTTTTGCAGCGACAAGTGCCTCAACCAGTACAAGATGAACATCTTCTGCCGCGAGACGCAGGCGCACCTTCAGATGCACCCGCACCTCCAGGACGCCGCCGCGGCCTGCAAGGTCGCCTCGGGACTCATCACGCCAGACCTCTGGCTCCGGGATTGCAAGAGCAGCCAGCCGTCCGGTGCAATCAACGGTAACGACGACTCGTCGGAGCGGGAGGACGACCACAAAagtcctccacctcctcctccagtGCTTCCGGTGCTGCCCCCGCCACCACCATCGTCTTCGGCGCCGCCTCCTTCGAGGCAGTCACAGCCGTCGCCGGATTCCGGAGCCAGCGGGGACCCCGTCAACCTTTCGCAGAAGCCAACGCACACCAAGCCGTCCTCCTCCAAGAGACGTCGTTCCCTGAGGTCCTCCCGATCTTCGCACGCGAGCAGTTCCCAAGATGCCTGCGGCGTTGGCTCCTCGTCCTCCGGTCACAATCACCAGGCGCACACCGCACGGTCGCCCACCAGGGCCACCAGCACAACTCCGCTGAGCAGCCCCGGGGCGTCGGGGAGCTCGACGCACCACCTCAACGGTCACCACCCGCCGCCGCCGCACTGTCCGGGCAGCCCGCCTCCCCTAGCACCCGTAATGCCGCCCCTAACACTGCCATGCAGACCCGGGGCAGCACTGCCGGACCCGGGAGGAAGGCCGTTTCTGCCTCCTCCACATCCAGCGTTCCACATGTTCCCTCCAGTACCGCCGCCACCGCACTTGCGGATGCACTCCAACAGTGCCGCTGCGGCcgctgcagctgcagcagcggcagcggcagcagccgctGCCCCATCCGCTGCTTTACCGCCTATGCGCGCCTTTCTACCACCTCCGCCTCATTCCGCCGCCGGTCATCCGGCACCGACACCCCCGACAGGGGTCGTTCCGCCCATGGGTCTGCACCGGCCGCCTCCGCTCGCACTGCCGCCGGCTCCGAATCCTCTGCTCCCTCCTCCCACGGTCATGGTGCCGTACCCAATattcctgcccatacccattccCATTCCGATCCCCATACCACTGCCACTAAAGTCTTCAAGTACGTCCGTTGCCGCGCTACAGCCTCCTCCTGCGTCGTCATCCTCCTCGACGCcagcgccgccgccaccaccgctgccggCGAGGGACCATCACCATCatcgccaccaccaccacgccGGCGGCAAGAAGGGGTCGTCGTCCGAACACCGCCTCCGCCGGCACGAGAAGCGGCGGCTGCGGAGGCTGACTCCCGAGCACGAGGACATGCGCGACTCCGTGGACACGGAGGACGAGGGGAGCCCCGGATCAAGGTCGTCGCAGTCTTGCAGGGCGACGCCCCGCCACGGCACTGGCACACTTCAGCTCAGGATCGTCAGGAGCCCCCCGGTCACGGAGCAGGACAGCAAGAGACTTCTCGACGAAGAGGAGGAGGGAAGGGACGCTAAGAGAAAGTGCCCGCGGGACTAA